A window of Pyrus communis chromosome 3, drPyrComm1.1, whole genome shotgun sequence genomic DNA:
ATGCGCAGCTACTTTATGCAGATATGTTGTTAGTTTCAAAACTCTAACTATACATATTTCTCAGTACTTGATTTCACGTGATTAAAGAGATAAACATAGACAAAACAATAATTTAGAATTGGTAAGAATCTGTAGTCGTGAAGATCATTTGTCCCTAATGAGTTCGGACCCAAAAGTcgatttagtgttttattggAAAGTTTGGAAGCTAATCAGATTGTTTGATAATTAACAGTGGCATAATTAGATTTTGTGGGCAATCTCATGACTAGGAATTCATCACAAAAGCTAATTATAATAACTTAGAGATGGTCTGTGTGGTTTGGTAAGAGGTCTATTGTTGTGATCATGTCTTGAATATTATACTTAGCACAAAGAGTAGACTAGATGCATACAAAATACACACAAATGAAGTTCATATATTGCTTCtgtaaaaatgaattttatACTTCTGTTAAAGTTGAACTTTTGTGTAATTATGCAGGTTTCTGGTGTGCAGTCCCTTTCAAAAATTGAACTAATAATTgtaaccatatatatatatatatatagtggatTCGTGGTATCAATTTTCTCACACAATTTTTGGAACTCACtatgtaatgtatttcaacgttCTAAATTACCTATCTTTAAGATCTTCCTTCAaaagatcatgtctaccaaaatCACTTAAATTTGAAACCATTTAACTGttggatttagggtttaggtttctttgtagaactgTGTTCGTCTATTTTCTTcgctacaaatgaatgtcttaatggttttggatttgtctaatttttttgtaaagatgatttATGAATGATGTTTTAAAAGATAGATGATTAGgatcattaaaatacattacagagTGAGTTCCACAAAAACATGTGTAAAAAGTTATGTAAAATATATTCTCGTATTATATTATATGAATCTTTTAGCCAATGCTGGTCCCATGCATGAACTCTTAAGTCGCATCATTTTCTTGGAACGTAAGATGTAGATGAAAACGTCATTATATATGGCTATTTTTCAAGAAAACGAAAGAGGTGCGATTAATACCTAACACCAACATGTTTAAATGTTAGGATGCCAGATGGCATCATTTTGTGGTGACAGTTAGAGTTGAGTATTAGTATAAATAGTACATTGTAAGAGAAGAAAAGGCAGTTAATGAAATTGTATTGTTTGTATTGTTCTTCTGTTACTCTCTCTGTGTGCAATTGTGGAAGATGTAAAGCAGGTTCTAACATTGGTATCAGAGTCTAGGTTTTTGACGCGGCGGAGGGGGCGACCTGGAAAGGGCTACCTTAACGGGGCATCATCTTGTGGTGACAGTTAGAGTTGAGTATTAGTATAAATAGTACATTGTAAGAGAAGAAAAGACGGTTAATGAAATTGTATTGTTTGTATTGTTCTTCTGTTACTCTCTCTCTGTGCAATTGTGAAAGATGTAGAGCAGGTTCTAACATTAAAGACTTGACTAGTACAGTTCTTCCACGTAAACATTTTCGAGTCGATCAGTTCCATGCATTTTATACCCTAATTAGGATTAACTTCCGAGTGCTTTGGATGCAAGAAGATCTTTAGGGTTTTGTGGAACACATTTGTTTCCTATGGGAATTAGGGTTTGCGGAATTAGGGTTGACCATCACCAAATCGGTTTAACTTAATCAAGGCAATGTGTTTTTGTCTTAGGAGAGTCATctaagctagctagctagctattTGATCGATCACCAGCATAGCGATGGAGTAGATCGATGAGATCTTAATGAAAACGAAAGATTGTTTTTATGTACTTTTCTCTTCAAAGTTAAGGTATATATTTTGACTGTGCTACTAGCTAGCTGTATTGAGTTTCACTTGTTTCATACTCAAAGGTGTCCCAACAACGCAAAGCTATCACTTTCGAGCTTGTGCAATCCAAATGGCATTTCTACGTACCTACACTTTACCACCATTAAACAACCAACATATATAGTTATATAGCATAACGTACCCTCTATCTAGGAGCTACATAACACAACCCCACGTACATAATAGGGTTACGTTATGTTAAGACCGTGTTTGGAATTGATTTTGATCGAGCTAAAAGTGTTTCTTAACAACTATAAAGTTTTTTTACTGCATTTGACAAAAGTAGTTAAAATTACTTCTAGGTCATGGAAACGTTTTGTGGAGAATCACTTGTTGGATGTTTCTTCAAGAAGCATTTGCTAGATACTTATTTCAACATGTTTCTGACAAAAGcattcaaagaaaacaaaacatagAAGTGCTTACTATGTAAGCTAGTTGATAAAACAAGTTGTAACTTTTGATTTAGTTGTATTTCTCTCCTAGTGACAAAAGAGTCTCAAGTCTGAATCATTCCTCCTCAACTGCTAAGAAAAATATTCTCGACGTAGATaaacaatgaacaaaaataagcTAGTAGCATACTTGGTAGAGAGGAATGGGAATTGGAATGTGGTGTAACGTATGGGGTCCCTGGCAGTGTGGCTTAAGTTGTGATGACCATGTGCAGATTCAATTATGCTGCAGGGCCAAAATCTGCCATTGAGTATTGCTCATTTTTTGATATATTCAACGGGGAAGCATGGTGGCCTAAGAATTATAGAATGTTCAAAGGACTGGAGAACCCAAACAAAGGGTTTACGCCTACATAATTACCCCCACATAAAACAATTTGATCAAACAAAGAACCATGattaattaaaaccaaatcatATTCTTAAACTCTTGTTGCAAATAATCATGGTCAGTATCATGACAAAATAACATAGAATAATCCGTGACTAGTATTGTCATGTACTTAGACACCTAACCACATCATGggtcattgattttttttgttttcctcacTTGTCAACTTTCTAGGATTTTAGTAATGGAacgagtgcatttttgctcactagCTATCATCAAGTAATGGTGATACTACTAACTTATTTATCATCattaaatgagtttaaatttcgaaATCATCATCATTTCACGGAGATAAATAGGTCTCCTACTTTTCCATGAACAATAATAAACGATACGCTACGAAAAATCTTATCCCATAATATTATGTAAGGATGCTCAAAACCTTTCACGATTTTCCCTTGGCATTCTCTTTGAAAAAGCAGCTTTTGGCTTTTTTTGTAAGCTCCTCTCGTTATTTTTCAGTGCAAAAGGGTAATATATTGGATTGAATAGAAGCATCTTTCTTTTCAAAGTTTGTATAGGAACTCCACTTCCTGTCTGATCAAAAGGAGACGGCTAGCTCAAGGCATCCAACAAAGGGCTTCACATGGTGGGGTGGCGGATTTGTCATCTCATCCCCATGCTTCgagttttgaacttttgaaagctaccctttttttctccttttcacCTAATCAACTGTTCGGAAGGTTTATAGTATAATTGTCAGATTGTTACGTAATATTAATGATATTACAATAtgtgaatttatttattaataatatattacAGGTATATGTATATAATGACAAATCAGCTAACTTTGTTGTTCATCCGTATCATAACAATAGAAGTTAGAACTTAGATATTATGACGATAAAATATCATCATCGTAAGAGAATCTTGTTATTTCAAGAGTGGTCTATAAGAGCTCGAGTTAAATTTCTCCCTAAAGTATTAATAGACCGCTTAATTTGTCTCCATTATATACTAGTTAAAAAAAGTTGGTAAAAGCTAAAAGCTAGAAGTTGAAAAGAGTCCGAGCACGGAAATTTCTTAGCATAACACTTCTCCTACTCGTGAACTGAACGCAAAcattcacttttcttttttcatttttctttccatAACAAAAAGATGAATTTTTGTTGATGCCATATTATGTCAAAGTTTGGACTTTCATAAACCGAGttcctttttcctcttttttcttgATACAGCGAGTTAATACTACACTTATTTGGTCTTGTGTTTCTTCATGCTAGTTAATGATCGGgtgtaatttttttcttttgcaggatATGAACTATGAAAGGGAAATTTTATGCTACTCTTTAAGAAATGGGTAATGATGCTCTTTGTTGTGTATCtatttattaataatatattatagGTGTATGTTATATAGTGACAAATCAGTATGCCGTTCATCCGTATTATAACAATTAAACTAACATATTGTCGTCAGTTCCGGAGTCAACATAGGGTCATTAGTTGTCCAATCCTATGTCTCTTTGTATGTGTGTTGTGTTGACTCTATGAACAGTTAGTGTAAACTATGTTGCAACCTTCTCCTCTtacttcttctattttttttttttaatcatccatgtctttcttttctctcgtcTTGTCTGTGATTCTATTGTGCGCATCAAATGCTAGATGAAATGTCTCAATTGACAAGCTTTGGCAGTCTTCAACATTACTCTATGGGAAAATGTAGTCACATTTGACAAGCATCTACATATCATAGTAGTTGTTGAGATATATTGGCATAAGTTTTCAACAAATGTTAGCAATAATCGACATTTTCCTGTCAGATGTTCAACGAAACGGTCCTATTAAATTTGTTTGATCGACATCATGACTCTATTATTTGAAAAGCGTGATTTCGCCACTGATTATGACGGTATATCGTCACCATATAAGATTCTTGTTATTTTAGCGGTGGTCTATAAGAACTCGAGTTAAATTTCTCACTAAAGTGTTAATATACAGCTTAATTTGTCTCCATTACTAGTTAAAAACAGTTGATAGAAAGCCTAAAAGCTAGAAGTTGATGTCGGTCCGAGCATGGAAATTTCTTAGCATAACACTTCTACTCGTGAACTCAACGCAAAcattcacttttcttttttctttttttttttctttccataacaaaaagatgaattttttgttaaagcatTGATGCCATATCATGTCAAAGTCTTGGACTTCACATTTTGTATTCATTTCCTTTATATATTCTTCTTTGTGTTTGCATATGGAATGCTCATgctctttttcttattttttctcttttctcgaTACAAGTGAGTTGCGAACGTCTGAAACAACTTatgatttatttaaaattgcACCTGAATGAATTAAAAGATTTTTTAGCTCACAAAAAAACGCATATACCAACTCTTTACGGTTAAACTATAGGAAGAACATGATAGGTCCTTGCAGTTCCATGAATCAGCCACAAAATATTCAAAGTTGCTCCAATTATTTGATGATAAAAGAGCAATTTTGATAATTGAGTGTTGTGAGTGATGATGGTTAATTGGTTACACCTTCGGTACTATTTAAATTCTTCTTCTATAAAGTTTTCtagaatatataattaaaaaatccaTACATACATAATTAGGCATTGCTTTAAAGTTTTTACCACCAATAGTGGGTGACTAGTCCCCAAAAACATATTTAAATTGTGCAGATTATATACAACTAGAATATACTATTTTatacgagagattttttagtgtgtcgaGAACATGATTCAGTACAAAATGTAATAGtacacttaataaaaaattataaaaaaaattacaataatacaTGTATCGAGCCGTGTTTCCATCacgttgaaaattttctttattttatacaaAATACAATGATTACAGAATACAAACATAAAAGTATCACCTCCTATAAAAAAGCTCCGACTCCAACAGATTTTCTGATACCgaatataattacaaaattacCCCTCTTGAATCCCCCATTCGTATTTCACTACCACACGCCAGCCCAAAAGGTCAGTCATGTAATTTCGTACTAAAGTCCAATTCAGTGGATCAGCTGCCAAACCAAGGATAAGCGTAGAACCAGGAGAAAGACGGGAGAAGTCagagcctctctctctctgttcaaGATAAGATGGTCAACTAGATTCCATTCCGTTTCGAATTCCGATCAAAATCGCCGGAATATTCCTACCCATCCATCCAGAATCCGACCCACTTCGCTATTTTCAAATGCGTTGGTTCCAAAACCAATGAGAGCAACTATGGGGAAAGAAGAGAAGCAGGGAGCCAAAGAAACAGAGCAGAGCCAAACCTCGTCGGAATCTTCCTCCGGCCAATCAAGTCTCCGGCGAACCATCGAGTCCATTACATCTCTGATTTCACTCTCTTATTCCATCAAAATATTTTCGGCGAAATGGAAAACGATAAGGACCAAGCTCGAAGATTTGAGCTCCGGCCTAGAGGCCGTAGAAAACTGCGAGGCCAGCGAAAACGCGATTCTCTCGGGCATTGTGTCGGGCATATGTCAGACGGTGAACGAGTGCCACGACCTCGCGCGTCGCTGCGTCGATCTTTCGTACAGCGGGAAGCTTCTGATGCAGAGCGACTTGGACATTCTCTCAGCAAGACTCGATCTTCACGCAAGAAACCTCTCGGACATTTACAACGCCGGCGTTTTGACACGGAGGTTCGCGATCGTCGTTTCGAGGCCCGGAAACGGAGCTTGCAGAGACGACATGAGGTTCTACGTCAGAGACTTGATGACGAGGATGAAGATTGGCGACGCAGAGATGAAACGCCAGGCGTTGCTTAATCTGCACGAGGCTTTGGTGGAAGACGACAAGTATGTTAAAGTCGTCGTTGAACATGGCGAGATTGTGTATGTTTTGGCTAGTTTTCTTGATTTTTCGCACGATGTTCGAATCCAGGAGTTGTCTGCAAAGATTGTTTCTGTGATTTCTGGGTTTGGTTCGTACAAGGTTGTTCTGATCGGAGCCGGGATTATCGCGCCGTTGATTCGGGTTTTGGAATGTGGGAGTGTGGTTGGGAAAGAAGAAGCTGCAAAGAGCTTGCAGAGATTAACCGAAAATTCGGATAATGGGTGGTCTATTTCAGCTCACGGCGGAGTCACAGCTCTGCTTAAGTTATGTTCCGGCGGCGATGGCAGCGAAATCAGAGCAGAGTTGGTTGGTCCTGCTTGCGGGGCACTAAAAAATCTCGTTGGCATTGAAGAAATCAAGAGATTCATGGTCGAAGAAGGTGTTATTTCGACGTTTATCGGGCTCGCAAGGTCGAAAGACGAAGTCTTGCAGATCAATTCGATTGAGTTTCTGCAAAACATTGCTTCTGGGGATGAGGCAATTCGAGTTATGGTGTCGAAAGAGGGCGGAATTCAAGCGTTGGTTCGCGTTTTGGCTAGCCGATCAGTGGCTTGTTCTTGTAAAGTGAGGGAGACAGCAATGAGGGCAATAGAGAATTTGTGTTTTCGCAATGCAAATTCGATTAGTCTTCTGATCAAGTACGGTTTTGTTGATCAGCTCATGTTCTTTCTCCAACATGGGGAGGTTTCCATTCAAGAACTGGCGCTAAAAGTGTCGATTAGAATGTGTGGGAAATCAGAGGAGGCCAAGAAAGCAATGGGGGATGCAAACTTCATGACGGAGCTGGTTAAGTTTCTTGATTCCAAGTCGTTTGAGGTTCGAGAAATGGCGGCTGAAGCGCTGTCGAACATGGTCAGAGTCCCGAAAAACAGAAAACGATTCGTGCAGGATGATCGCAACATGTGCCTCCTCTTGCAGCGGTTCGATCCGAAGCAAGTGAATTCGGGCAACAAAAAGCTCTTGTTCTCCATTTTGATGTCGCTGACGAGCTGCAACAGCGGGAGGAGGAAGATTGCGCATTCGGGTTACTTGAAAAACATCGAAAAACTAGCAGAAGATGAAGTTTCAGATGCCAAGACGCTTGTGAAGAAGCTATCCACAAACAGATTTCGTAGCATGTTGAGTGGAATCTGGCATTAACTCTTGAATCAAATGTGGGGTTTCTGTCtttataatttgatttgatttgatttttgtaGAACTTGTATATCTGCATAAAAAGGGTTTTCCAAGTTTTTACTTGTTTGTCAAGCTCAAGTTAGAACTCCAATTTTCATCTTTATTAGATCCACTTTCACGAATCACAACATCTTCTTGTCAAGATTGTATGCATAACTAGAGCTCAACCAGAGCCGATACTACTTTTTGATACGAgcgatattctaatctaatGTAAATTACGGAAATAGAGATTCGACTCTGCCCTAACCAACTCAACCACGTCCAACTTTGctacaataatatatttgtttAAGATACTCAGGCATTGTGTGTTGCATGTAGTGGCAGTATTGTGGCAGAGAATGAATGATAGAAGAGAATGCAATTGCAATTAATTTAAGTGGGATTGTGTATTATTAGGAAGGAGCACATGGGAAAGCCATGAACTCCCAAAGGGGCATGTGAGGAGTAGAGGCAAACCATGGTCTACTTCATCTACACTCTGTGACTGTGGACACAAAAGACAGTGATTGATGAAGTTTCCTGCTGTATTTGCTTGTCCTATGTATGCCATTGTCTCTTCTGCAAATTTCTTGTCAAAGACGTGCGTTTTTAAACGAGACGTCTATTTAACTGTAATTTTACTcaattttgatctcatttgTTGACGTAGTTGATTGTTTTAGGATGTAGAGTTGCCATTCAAAGTTTAAACTTTTGAATTCTAGCTTAGAATCTTTAAGCCTTAGATTTTAGGTTTTAAGCTTTATATTTTAAGAACTTGAAGCTTTAATTAAAAAGCGATTCTATTTCTTGAGTAATCAACCCAGCCAATAAATGAAATCAAAATGGAATAGAGTTAATCATAAATGAGATTTACGcggtaatgttaggaagacgAAATATGTAGACtgaattttgtaaactaaatgatgtggaagttgatgattggattattacttaagtgttgattaacgtgtttattttatatttatgacaTATCATTTGATCTGCgaatttaatctacaaatttagtctattTAGCATTACTCTTTCCCAAAGCATCTGTACTTAAAGTGATTTATAGAGTTTTGGTGGGGAAAATGGTTAATAATTTGTAGGACATAAAGGGGTTTGTGTATTAGGAAATAAGGCAGTAGGGTACATGGACTTGGACAACTAGTAACCCAACTTGATGATGAGGACATGTGGACGATCTAAGTTTCTCTTGTTCTTGACAGTTTGTTTTATGGAAATCATATTCCTGTCGATGAGATGAAATTCGATTTTGTAGTTTCAATCTTCCTTTCTTGATGCTTTATTTCCATATGGTGTTGTTAATTATGCAGAGTGTAATAAATTCTTGATATCTAGGTGTTCTAATCGTTGGTCCTTCATTTGTTTTTAGCGTGAAAGTGCTTTATCATTCAGTTAATTGATAGCATTCACTCATACAATTAAAATGTTGTATTTGAATTATTTCCTTGGCCAATATTGCTtgcattaaaatatatttatatcaaATGCACATTAGCGGAGCCATGAAGGTATCAGGATGATCCCAAACccatcttcaattttttttaacgcaaaaaaaaaaatagtttatacTTATGATTTTTAAGGTTTTTCCATGGGCTTAGGATCTCATTTAGAtgttttaactttaatttttttattattattattattattattattattattattattattttgtttttgttgaatttgatttgAGATTGGTGGCTCCTATGGAGTTTAGGCAATATGTTGCTTGTGAGCTCTGAGGATGACTCTGGTCTAGAGATCAGTGgaagaaaagaggaagaaaattaaagaGGCTTGGGGTTTAAgtttaaagaagaaaataacGAGGACGACATTATACTAGACCCAAATGACAATGAttggttttgacaaaaataatataacagTAGCTGGTTGATCACCACACagcaaaataatttttataaaatcaaaAGAGGGTTTCGTATTAAGACATTTGAGTCTCTTCTAGACTAAAACTCTCGACTTCGCCTTTGCAACTGCATGCAAAGCTCACCATGGTAATGTCTTTTTCCGTCGTAAATAATAAAagcaaacaaagattgatgtggacGAGCCCAAAGTGAAAACACACAAGTCGTAAGCCCAATGCCCAAAGTTGAAAATGGATGATTGAATCTAATGGGGGATTAAAGTAATATCTTGCTTTGGAGAAGACGATCGGAATTTTATATTAAAGAAATGTGGAAACGTAAGATGGTAGTCATGTTTAGGACTCGTTTGAGATTGTTTCAGTACTGATTAAAAATTCTTTTTAACCATTTAAATTGTAtggttgtttaaaaaaaaaaaaaaattatattgtagTTTTTTATTACGTTTAAAAAAACCTTGAAAGTACGTTTTGTAGTAGGAATGACTTCCACATCATCATTATGTTACAATTTGTAATTACATTTAaatcctataaaaaaaaaatcgttgcGCATACAATAATTTTTACAATATATATTCATCGAAACTAATACACAAAATATCTACTGACGTCGAGTATTGTAATAACATAATTCAGATTCTCTCAGGATCTCTGTGTCTGGAGTTCATAAATCAAAGAATCTGAACCACTCAATCTAAATCATGCGGGTCTCATTCGCCCATCTCATTGACCCACCTCACACAAAATCAAACCCTTGAACAACTCGGATCTTTTTCTCTCGCTATCTCAAATAACCCGAATTCTCTGGTGCGTTGGCTCCAAACCGAGAGATGCAAAGAGGATCTAAATTCGTAATAACATTAAAGCTTAACTTGCTGGTCCTGCAAATATTTGTGGGTAACAGATCGTCTAGTATCAGTCTAAGACTCTAATGCTGAAGCATATGTGTATATGATTAGTCTTAATTATAACATACCTTGAGCAGAGACCCACCAATAACCCA
This region includes:
- the LOC137728903 gene encoding vacuolar protein 8-like; translation: MRATMGKEEKQGAKETEQSQTSSESSSGQSSLRRTIESITSLISLSYSIKIFSAKWKTIRTKLEDLSSGLEAVENCEASENAILSGIVSGICQTVNECHDLARRCVDLSYSGKLLMQSDLDILSARLDLHARNLSDIYNAGVLTRRFAIVVSRPGNGACRDDMRFYVRDLMTRMKIGDAEMKRQALLNLHEALVEDDKYVKVVVEHGEIVYVLASFLDFSHDVRIQELSAKIVSVISGFGSYKVVLIGAGIIAPLIRVLECGSVVGKEEAAKSLQRLTENSDNGWSISAHGGVTALLKLCSGGDGSEIRAELVGPACGALKNLVGIEEIKRFMVEEGVISTFIGLARSKDEVLQINSIEFLQNIASGDEAIRVMVSKEGGIQALVRVLASRSVACSCKVRETAMRAIENLCFRNANSISLLIKYGFVDQLMFFLQHGEVSIQELALKVSIRMCGKSEEAKKAMGDANFMTELVKFLDSKSFEVREMAAEALSNMVRVPKNRKRFVQDDRNMCLLLQRFDPKQVNSGNKKLLFSILMSLTSCNSGRRKIAHSGYLKNIEKLAEDEVSDAKTLVKKLSTNRFRSMLSGIWH